From Cannabis sativa cultivar Pink pepper isolate KNU-18-1 chromosome 8, ASM2916894v1, whole genome shotgun sequence, a single genomic window includes:
- the LOC115701201 gene encoding uncharacterized protein LOC115701201, with translation MGCCLSSSTKSTQREELKQPDAPPVNHQHFRRTTPALEMEQAHIMSPHPPPVVEEESVKEVLSETPVSKPPTPNPETFTEKKKSHLMTTATAAAAKDEKEPEVVEVSEASYLSETCEVSESYSYLSTTTTTTITEVRDEDEAISKRKREVGPRITNGSTATTRRKRPNCGAELSGRRGRGPVSSGNRPERSAEKKNRVDNKSIRGRESGQGRTIQRNDGYAGIRRDIGEVSSRRSRSPAPRTTGGVSRGGLSRNSSKGTGRGGCKSLGGDSKEKSQSESNTNNNDVGSSQLGNNNESLENPLVSLECFIFV, from the coding sequence ATGGGATGTTGTCTCAGCTCCTCAACCAAGTCAACCCAGAGAGAAGAACTGAAACAACCAGATGCGCCGCCGGTCAACCACCAACATTTTCGACGGACAACTCCGGCGCTGGAAATGGAACAAGCCCACATTATGTCTCCTCACCCTCCTCCGGTCGTTGAAGAAGAGTCCGTTAAGGAGGTCCTCTCAGAAACTCCTGTTTCGAAACCCCCGACCCCAAACCCAGAAACTTTTACAGAGAAAAAGAAGAGTCACTTGATGACCACTGCTACCGCCGCAGCCGCTAAAGACGAGAAAGAACCAGAGGTTGTGGAGGTCTCTGAAGCTTCTTACCTTTCCGAGACATGTGAAGTCAGTGAGAGCTATTCTTACTTGTCAACGACGACGACAACGACTATTACGGAGGTAAGAGACGAAGACGAAGCTATTAGTAAGCGAAAGAGGGAAGTGGGTCCCAGAATAACAAATGGGTCAACGGCTACCACTCGCCGGAAGCGTCCCAACTGCGGAGCCGAGCTCTCCGGTAGAAGAGGAAGAGGACCCGTTTCTTCGGGTAACAGACCCGAACGGTCAGCAGAGAAGAAGAATCGGGTTGATAATAAGTCCATTCGTGGGAGAGAATCGGGTCAGGGAAGGACCATACAACGCAACGATGGGTATGCCGGTATCCGACGAGATATTGGCGAGGTATCTTCCCGGCGGTCGAGGTCACCGGCTCCACGGACAACCGGTGGAGTGAGTCGAGGTGGACTTTCGAGAAACTCGTCAAAGGGAACCGGACGAGGCGGTTGCAAGTCATTGGGTGGAGATAGTAAAGAGAAGAGCCAGAGTGAGAGTAATACTAATAATAACGACGTTGGTTCTTCGCAGCTGGGGAATAATAACGAGTCTTTGGAGAATCCTCTGGTTTCATTAGAGTGTTTCATCTTTgtctaa